The Candidatus Eisenbacteria bacterium nucleotide sequence AGCGTGGCGCGAAGCGGAGTATCGGCGGTGGAAGGACGCAGTGACCATGCTGCTACGGAGTTAGTCAGCCATCCTTGCCTGGGAGCAAACCATGACTCGTGTACGCGTCCACAACTTCACGATCTCGCTCGACGGCTACGGAGCCGGCCCGCGCCAGACTCGCGAGGAGCCCCTCGGCGTCGGTGGTGAAGCGTTGCACGACTGGTACATCCCTACGCGCACGTTCCAGCGGATGGGCGGGAAGACCGGCACGACCGGCGTCGATGACGATTTCGCGGCGCGATTCGGGGAGGGCGTCGGCGCGTGGATCATGGGACGCAACATGTTCGGCCCGATTCGCGGTCCCTGGCCCGATGACGCCTGGCGCGGCTGGTGGGGAAAGAACCCGCCGTATCACGGCCCGGTGTTCGTGCTGACGCATCATGGCCGCCCGCCCGCCCAGATGGAAGGCGGTACGGTCTTCCACTTCGTCACGGGCGGTGTTCGCGAGGCTCTGGAGCGCGCCACGGCGGCAGCGGCCGAGAAGGACGTGCAGATCGGAGGCGGCGTATCGACGGTGCGCCAGTATCTCGAAGCGGGGCTCATCGACGAGCTGCACGTGGCGATCTCGCCAAGATTGCTCGGCTCCGGCGAGCATCTGTTCTACGGCCTCGATCTCACGGCCTTGGGCTATGAGTGCACCACCCATGTGCCGACCGCGGGCGCAACCCATGCCGTGCTGACAAAGTCCGCTCGTCATCCGTCCCGGGACGGATAGGAGCCGCGCTAGACCACCAGGATCGCGTCCAGCCAGCCCAGCAGATCCTGGATCGCCTGATCGCGCGAGAGATCGTTGAACACCTCGTGGTATCCATCGCGATAGGTGATGAGCCGCACCATCCCGTGTGGCGCCAGGCCGTTGAGCTCGAGCGAGCCCGAAGGGTTCACCACGCGATCGGCCGCGCCCTGGAGGATCAGGGTGGGCACCGCGAGTCGCCGCGCTTCCGTCATCACGCGTCGGCGAGCCTCTTCGAGCCCGAAATAGAGCCTCGGGCTGATCTTGTTGTGGACCAGTGGATCCTGGCTCCGCGCCATCAGCACCTCCGGATCGCGAGAGATGCCACTCTCGTCGAGGCCGTTCGAGAAGCCGGCGCTCGGCGACAGGGAGTGCGCGATCCTTGCCAGCGTCATCTTCCACGCCGGCGGCGGATTGCTGCGCACCGCGGGGGCCGAGAGCACGAGCCCCAGGATGGTCTTGGGATGGGCGAGCGCGTAGTCCAGCGCCAGAAGCCCCCCCATGCTGTGGCCGACCAGGATGATGGGCAGGTCCGGCGGCTGTCCCAGCATCCCGCGCGTGACGGTGAACATCGCGGGCACGACGAGGTCGCGCAGCATGGTCCACGACTTCACGTGGCCCCGGGGCCCGATCGCCTCGCCGTGACCCGGCAAGTCCAGAGACACCACCGTGAAGCGGTGGTCGACCAGCGCTCCCGCGAGCGCGGCATAGCGGCCGCTGTGCTCGCCCAGGCCATGAATGATGGCGACCAGCGCTCGTGGACGCTCGGCGCACCAGGCCCGGCCCGGGACCTGGGTTTCCTTGTCGATGCGGACGTCAATCTGCGTGGCGTGGATATGGCAGTTCGAGGGGTTCAAGGCATGCGCATATTGCGTCAACCTTCGTCCCGAGCGCACGGGTTTTTCGTATCATGGCGGCGGATCGTGGGCGGGCCCTCGATCTCGCGAAGAAAGGCCTCTCGGTGCGCGTCTCGTGGATCCTGATCGCGATGTGGCTGGTTGCGATCTCGCGGTGCGATGAACCCAAGGAAACGGCCACGCCGCCCGAGCCCAGCCCGATGGCGGCGCAACCAGGACCGCGACCCGGAGACTTCGTGCGCGTCCGCGGAACGCTGGGAGTGCTCCTGTCCTTGAGCCGTCGCGCGACCCGGGTCTAGACTGGGCGACCCACTTACTCGACGTGGAGGAAGCGCGTGCCGGTCGAGCCACC carries:
- a CDS encoding alpha/beta hydrolase, whose amino-acid sequence is MNPSNCHIHATQIDVRIDKETQVPGRAWCAERPRALVAIIHGLGEHSGRYAALAGALVDHRFTVVSLDLPGHGEAIGPRGHVKSWTMLRDLVVPAMFTVTRGMLGQPPDLPIILVGHSMGGLLALDYALAHPKTILGLVLSAPAVRSNPPPAWKMTLARIAHSLSPSAGFSNGLDESGISRDPEVLMARSQDPLVHNKISPRLYFGLEEARRRVMTEARRLAVPTLILQGAADRVVNPSGSLELNGLAPHGMVRLITYRDGYHEVFNDLSRDQAIQDLLGWLDAILVV
- a CDS encoding dihydrofolate reductase family protein, with product MTRVRVHNFTISLDGYGAGPRQTREEPLGVGGEALHDWYIPTRTFQRMGGKTGTTGVDDDFAARFGEGVGAWIMGRNMFGPIRGPWPDDAWRGWWGKNPPYHGPVFVLTHHGRPPAQMEGGTVFHFVTGGVREALERATAAAAEKDVQIGGGVSTVRQYLEAGLIDELHVAISPRLLGSGEHLFYGLDLTALGYECTTHVPTAGATHAVLTKSARHPSRDG